In Brevibacillus brevis NBRC 100599, a single genomic region encodes these proteins:
- the qcrB gene encoding menaquinol-cytochrome c reductase cytochrome b subunit, whose amino-acid sequence MMQKMYDWVDERLNITPMWRDLADHEVPEHVNPAHHFSAFVYCFGGLTFFITVIQILSGMFLTMYYVPDVINAYESVKYLQNEVAFGVIVRGMHHWGASLVIVMMFLHTLRVFFTGAYKKPRELNWVVGVLIFFVMLGLGFTGYLLPWDNTAYFATKVGVQIADSVPFIGPYVKTLLTGGDILGAQTLTRFFAIHVFFLPGALLGLLGAHFVMIRSQGISGPL is encoded by the coding sequence ATGATGCAAAAAATGTATGATTGGGTCGACGAGCGCTTAAACATCACTCCGATGTGGCGTGACCTGGCTGACCACGAAGTACCTGAGCACGTGAACCCGGCACATCATTTTTCAGCTTTTGTTTACTGCTTTGGTGGACTTACGTTCTTTATTACCGTTATTCAAATCTTGTCTGGTATGTTCTTGACGATGTATTATGTACCAGACGTTATCAATGCTTACGAATCCGTTAAGTACCTCCAGAACGAAGTAGCGTTCGGGGTAATCGTACGCGGTATGCATCACTGGGGTGCCAGTTTGGTAATCGTGATGATGTTCCTACATACTCTGCGTGTATTCTTTACAGGTGCATACAAAAAGCCTCGTGAATTGAACTGGGTAGTCGGTGTACTGATTTTCTTCGTTATGCTGGGTCTCGGTTTCACAGGTTACCTCTTGCCTTGGGATAACACCGCATACTTTGCGACCAAAGTAGGTGTGCAGATCGCTGACTCTGTACCTTTCATTGGTCCATATGTGAAAACATTGCTCACAGGCGGAGACATTTTAGGGGCGCAAACCCTTACCCGTTTCTTCGCGATTCACGTGTTCTTCCTCCCAGGCGCACTGCTTGGTCTGTTGGGAGCTCACTTTGTTATGATCCGTTCGCAAGGTATCTCGGGTCCACTATAA
- a CDS encoding DUF1405 domain-containing protein, with translation MIWIWEWFRQSLGKRWFLWTLFVVNFLGTIYGFIWYGNQLAVTPAYLIPFVPDSPTGSGLFSLVLLTYLLGRHIPVLEALAGITNFKYGVWAVCIIVAGWLMGNEVRVTDLMLIVSHTGMAVESVLYARFYKLSLLPVGIAALWTLNNDFLDYVMDIHPWLPSVLDPYEGFVGLFTVLLSLISISVIWWVNMKHTTNKV, from the coding sequence ATGATCTGGATATGGGAGTGGTTTCGGCAATCTTTGGGCAAAAGGTGGTTTCTTTGGACGCTGTTCGTCGTCAACTTTTTAGGAACCATATATGGATTTATCTGGTATGGCAACCAATTGGCTGTGACACCAGCATATTTAATTCCTTTTGTCCCGGACAGCCCGACAGGTAGCGGACTTTTTTCGCTTGTACTCCTTACCTATTTGTTGGGTCGCCACATTCCTGTACTGGAAGCTTTGGCTGGCATCACCAATTTTAAGTATGGTGTCTGGGCCGTCTGCATTATCGTGGCTGGTTGGCTGATGGGCAATGAAGTGCGCGTGACAGACTTGATGCTGATTGTTTCCCACACCGGCATGGCTGTGGAATCTGTGTTGTATGCGCGTTTTTACAAGCTAAGTCTTCTGCCGGTAGGAATCGCTGCGCTGTGGACACTGAATAATGATTTTCTCGATTACGTCATGGACATCCATCCGTGGCTGCCGAGTGTGCTAGATCCGTATGAGGGCTTCGTTGGTTTGTTTACGGTTCTTCTCAGTCTGATCTCGATCTCGGTGATCTGGTGGGTAAATATGAAGCATACGACAAATAAGGTCTAA
- the bshB1 gene encoding bacillithiol biosynthesis deacetylase BshB1, producing MSSLDILAIGAHPDDVEIGAAGSLILAAKEGKSVGILDLTYAELSSNGTVERRQQEAAAADQVMGVAARYNFGLPDRGLEAVRESAIERVVKLVRETRPAIVLAPYYSDRHPDHESVSRIVREAVFNAGIRKYLPEPSLPAYRPSQFLYYFINSTITPQVVVDITGVYSQKMEALRCYRSQFELEEGSVQTPLTNGYLESVEYRERLFGQQAGVAYAEGFVSAAPYVLKSL from the coding sequence ATGAGTTCACTCGATATTTTGGCAATCGGCGCTCATCCTGACGATGTCGAGATCGGCGCGGCAGGCAGTCTGATTTTGGCAGCGAAAGAGGGGAAAAGCGTGGGGATTCTCGACTTGACCTACGCGGAATTGTCATCGAATGGAACGGTGGAGAGAAGGCAACAGGAAGCGGCTGCCGCTGACCAAGTGATGGGTGTGGCTGCCCGCTATAATTTTGGACTGCCTGATCGGGGCTTGGAAGCAGTCAGGGAAAGTGCGATTGAACGCGTCGTAAAGCTCGTTCGTGAAACACGCCCAGCCATTGTGCTTGCGCCTTATTATTCGGATCGTCATCCAGATCACGAAAGTGTAAGTCGTATCGTTCGAGAAGCGGTGTTTAATGCAGGCATCCGCAAGTATTTGCCGGAGCCTTCTTTGCCTGCCTATCGACCATCGCAATTCCTTTACTATTTTATTAATTCCACTATCACACCGCAGGTTGTTGTGGATATCACTGGCGTTTATTCGCAAAAAATGGAGGCGCTGCGTTGCTACCGCAGTCAGTTTGAGCTAGAAGAAGGCAGTGTTCAAACACCCCTTACCAATGGATATCTGGAGTCTGTCGAGTATCGAGAACGATTATTTGGTCAGCAGGCTGGTGTAGCCTACGCAGAAGGATTTGTCAGTGCAGCTCCGTATGTATTAAAGAGCTTGTGA
- a CDS encoding YitT family protein: MKIRLDSIIAIIIGSAIMGFGINAFNIPNHLAEGGITGISILIKLLVPVVDQGIVFFVLNIPLFFLGWKILGRTSFFYTILGTVSLSVFLSLFDGVLPLPMKDRLLASLYAGVAVGVGLGIIFRYGGTTGGVDIIARLLQKYMGISMGRTLFFGDILVIGASLVYLNLESAMYTLVVVFIAARVIDFFQDGAYAGKALTIISNEADSISKHILDVGRGVTLLAGKGAYSGEEKKVIYVVVSRNEVMRFKTIVQEIDPHAFVIVNDVHEVLGEGFTLDENKKPLHD, encoded by the coding sequence ATGAAAATTCGTCTTGACAGTATCATTGCTATTATCATCGGTTCTGCCATTATGGGATTTGGTATTAACGCGTTCAACATTCCCAATCATCTAGCTGAGGGCGGTATCACTGGTATCAGTATTTTGATCAAGCTGCTAGTTCCGGTTGTAGATCAGGGAATCGTCTTCTTTGTCCTGAACATACCGTTATTTTTCTTGGGCTGGAAAATTCTTGGACGGACTTCTTTTTTCTACACGATTTTGGGAACGGTTTCTCTTTCCGTCTTTTTATCCTTATTTGATGGTGTGCTTCCATTGCCGATGAAAGATCGCCTGCTTGCTTCCCTGTATGCCGGGGTAGCTGTTGGTGTCGGGTTAGGGATTATTTTCCGTTACGGTGGAACGACTGGCGGTGTGGACATCATTGCCAGACTGCTTCAGAAATACATGGGTATTAGCATGGGAAGAACGTTATTTTTCGGAGACATTTTGGTCATCGGGGCGTCCCTCGTCTATTTGAATCTAGAAAGCGCCATGTATACCCTTGTCGTCGTCTTTATCGCAGCACGTGTCATCGACTTTTTCCAAGATGGCGCTTATGCAGGAAAAGCATTGACGATCATCTCCAACGAAGCAGATAGCATCTCCAAGCACATTCTCGATGTGGGTCGTGGTGTGACACTATTAGCCGGTAAAGGCGCCTACTCTGGCGAAGAAAAGAAAGTCATCTATGTCGTTGTCAGCCGAAATGAAGTCATGCGTTTTAAAACCATTGTGCAAGAAATTGACCCGCATGCTTTTGTCATCGTAAACGACGTGCATGAAGTTCTCGGAGAAGGCTTCACGCTTGATGAAAACAAGAAACCGCTTCACGATTAG
- a CDS encoding nucleotide pyrophosphohydrolase codes for MERQKTMQEMQQEVDQYISQFKEGYFSPLSMLARMTEEVGELAREINHFYGEKPKKKDEGEKTVEEELGDVLFIVICFANSLGIDLQEAFDRIMHKFNTRDKDRWTRIEENEQYD; via the coding sequence ATGGAACGGCAAAAGACAATGCAAGAGATGCAGCAAGAAGTTGATCAATACATATCGCAATTTAAAGAAGGATATTTTTCTCCGCTTTCGATGCTGGCTAGAATGACCGAAGAAGTAGGTGAATTAGCCAGAGAAATTAACCACTTTTATGGAGAAAAACCAAAGAAAAAGGACGAAGGCGAAAAAACAGTAGAAGAAGAGCTGGGTGACGTACTCTTCATCGTGATTTGTTTCGCAAACTCACTCGGAATCGATTTGCAGGAAGCATTTGATCGTATTATGCACAAGTTTAATACCCGCGATAAAGATCGCTGGACGAGAATAGAGGAGAACGAGCAGTATGACTAA
- the bshA gene encoding N-acetyl-alpha-D-glucosaminyl L-malate synthase BshA, with amino-acid sequence MKIGITCYPSLGGSGVVATELGKLLAERGHQVHFITGGMPFRLGAFHPNIFYHEVEVNNYDVFKYPPYDLTLANRMAQVAKNENLDLLHVHYAVPHALCAFLAKQMVGDHLKIVTTLHGTDITVLGYDSNLSDMIRFGIERSDLVTAVSNDLIRQTKELLHTEKEIVPVYNFVDKRRYYPKEVTKLKKVFAPNGEKILMHISNFRPVKRVPDVIEIFSRVREEVPSRLILIGEGPEMGLVRKMIAELGLNDDVCFLGKQEDVAEVLSMADIMLLPSEKESFGLVALEAMACGVPVVATVAGGLPEVVLDGVNGFLRPIGDVEGMAKETIRLLQNEELYREFSANSIERSCKTFCHETIASQYEALYANLLVSKSEENLSF; translated from the coding sequence ATGAAGATCGGGATTACATGCTACCCGTCATTGGGAGGATCGGGCGTAGTAGCTACGGAGCTTGGCAAGCTATTGGCTGAGCGAGGACATCAAGTTCATTTCATTACTGGTGGAATGCCATTTCGCTTAGGCGCGTTTCACCCGAACATTTTCTATCATGAAGTAGAAGTGAACAACTATGATGTTTTTAAATATCCACCCTATGATTTGACCTTGGCGAACCGAATGGCGCAAGTGGCGAAAAATGAAAACCTGGACTTATTACATGTGCATTATGCTGTGCCACATGCGTTGTGTGCGTTCCTTGCCAAGCAAATGGTAGGGGATCATTTGAAAATTGTGACCACCCTGCACGGGACGGATATTACCGTTCTGGGTTATGACTCGAATCTGAGTGATATGATCCGCTTCGGTATTGAGCGAAGCGATTTGGTAACAGCGGTGTCCAATGATTTGATCAGGCAGACGAAAGAGCTGCTGCATACGGAAAAAGAAATTGTCCCAGTGTACAACTTCGTAGACAAGCGGCGTTATTACCCGAAAGAGGTTACGAAGCTGAAAAAGGTATTTGCACCGAATGGTGAAAAAATTCTTATGCACATTTCTAATTTCCGTCCGGTCAAACGAGTGCCAGATGTGATTGAAATATTTTCACGCGTACGTGAAGAAGTGCCTTCCAGACTAATCCTTATTGGTGAAGGTCCCGAAATGGGGCTGGTCCGCAAAATGATCGCTGAGCTCGGTCTGAACGACGATGTCTGCTTCCTCGGTAAGCAGGAAGACGTTGCCGAGGTATTGTCCATGGCAGACATCATGCTGCTTCCATCAGAAAAGGAAAGCTTCGGTCTCGTTGCACTAGAAGCAATGGCTTGTGGTGTGCCTGTCGTCGCAACAGTGGCAGGAGGTTTGCCCGAAGTCGTGCTGGATGGTGTGAACGGCTTCTTGCGTCCAATTGGCGACGTGGAAGGCATGGCGAAAGAAACAATACGTCTCTTGCAAAATGAAGAGCTATACCGCGAATTCTCTGCGAACAGCATTGAGCGATCCTGCAAAACATTTTGTCATGAAACGATTGCCTCGCAGTATGAGGCACTCTACGCTAACTTGCTGGTAAGCAAATCCGAAGAAAATCTAAGCTTTTGA
- a CDS encoding menaquinol-cytochrome c reductase cytochrome b/c subunit, with protein MAKQDKDATFVGDSRVSAKRIPNISPAYSDFPGKNEPFWPNFLLKEWMVAAVCLVGFLVLTVSHPSPLTDKANPNDTSFIPLPDWYFLFLYQMLKYPWAAGDWVVLGIVVIPGIAFGALMLAPWLDTSKERRPSKRPVATGLMLTALVGVFYLTWAANHEYHLAHPDKGKGTGGKEGSSATAPAPADTSFKADALWKAQTSCMGCHGKNMEGGMGPNLQKIGATLDAAKITDTIKNGKGAMPGGMIKDDAEIAKLADYLAGLK; from the coding sequence ATGGCAAAACAAGATAAAGATGCTACCTTCGTCGGAGATTCCCGAGTATCGGCGAAGCGTATTCCAAACATTTCTCCAGCCTACTCCGACTTTCCAGGTAAAAATGAGCCGTTCTGGCCAAACTTCCTGTTGAAAGAGTGGATGGTGGCAGCTGTTTGCTTGGTTGGTTTCCTTGTGTTAACGGTTTCACATCCGTCGCCGTTAACTGACAAAGCAAACCCGAATGATACTTCATTCATTCCGTTGCCAGACTGGTACTTCTTGTTCCTGTATCAAATGCTGAAATATCCTTGGGCTGCTGGGGATTGGGTCGTACTCGGTATCGTTGTCATTCCAGGTATCGCATTTGGTGCACTGATGTTGGCGCCTTGGCTGGATACCAGCAAAGAGCGTCGTCCTAGCAAGCGTCCAGTTGCTACAGGTTTAATGCTGACTGCACTCGTTGGTGTTTTCTACCTGACTTGGGCGGCAAACCATGAATATCATCTGGCTCACCCAGATAAAGGCAAAGGAACTGGTGGCAAAGAGGGATCGAGTGCAACAGCACCTGCTCCTGCTGACACCAGCTTTAAAGCAGATGCGCTTTGGAAAGCGCAAACAAGCTGTATGGGGTGCCACGGTAAAAACATGGAGGGTGGCATGGGTCCAAACCTCCAAAAAATCGGCGCAACTTTGGATGCAGCCAAGATTACTGATACCATCAAGAATGGTAAAGGCGCAATGCCAGGCGGTATGATCAAAGATGATGCAGAAATCGCAAAGCTAGCTGATTACTTGGCTGGCTTGAAATAA
- a CDS encoding biotin--[acetyl-CoA-carboxylase] ligase: MNIKQVILQAFRDQPGSFISGEELSQTCGCSRTAVWKHIEELRRDGYEVEAVRKSGYRLLVAPDRLSAAEIMAGLETNRIGQNVIAYDEVVSTQPLAHEAAAKGAVEGTIVLAELQTGGKGRLGRPWHSPKGTGIWMSLIIRPSIPLPKTPQMTLLTAVAVAKTIREETGLPVKIKWPNDIFIGDKKVCGILTELNAESDRVNYLVIGIGLNANSLESDFPSELAQIVTSLRIESGESLKRVTFIQRLCRIFEEEYDHYLRAGFERVKQEWENHSYTIGKWVTLQTISQQLEGRAVGLDEEGVLMVEDQAGQIHKVYSADVNYRAND; encoded by the coding sequence ATGAACATTAAGCAAGTCATCCTCCAAGCATTCCGTGATCAGCCAGGCAGTTTCATTTCTGGTGAAGAATTAAGCCAAACATGCGGCTGCTCAAGGACGGCCGTTTGGAAACATATCGAAGAGCTCCGCCGGGATGGTTACGAGGTGGAGGCGGTTCGCAAATCGGGGTATCGCCTGCTGGTTGCCCCTGATCGCTTGTCCGCAGCAGAAATTATGGCTGGACTGGAAACGAATCGGATCGGTCAAAATGTCATCGCTTACGATGAGGTGGTATCTACACAGCCACTCGCACACGAGGCTGCGGCAAAAGGGGCAGTAGAAGGTACGATTGTGCTCGCCGAGCTGCAAACAGGTGGGAAAGGCAGACTCGGTCGCCCCTGGCATTCTCCGAAAGGAACGGGGATCTGGATGAGCTTGATCATCCGACCTTCGATTCCGTTACCGAAGACACCTCAAATGACGTTGCTAACGGCGGTTGCTGTAGCGAAAACAATCCGGGAAGAGACTGGGTTGCCTGTCAAAATCAAATGGCCGAACGATATTTTTATCGGTGACAAAAAAGTATGCGGCATTTTGACAGAACTCAATGCTGAATCTGACCGGGTCAATTATTTAGTGATCGGAATAGGGCTCAATGCCAACAGCCTCGAGTCTGATTTCCCATCTGAATTGGCACAGATTGTGACTTCGCTTCGAATTGAATCTGGTGAGTCACTCAAGCGTGTTACGTTTATCCAGCGGCTCTGCCGAATTTTTGAAGAAGAGTACGACCACTATTTGCGAGCTGGCTTCGAGCGTGTCAAACAAGAGTGGGAAAACCATTCATACACCATTGGCAAATGGGTGACCCTCCAGACGATTTCACAACAGCTGGAAGGTCGTGCTGTTGGTTTGGATGAAGAAGGCGTACTCATGGTCGAGGATCAGGCTGGACAGATTCACAAAGTTTATTCGGCTGATGTCAATTATCGTGCAAATGATTGA
- a CDS encoding ubiquinol-cytochrome c reductase iron-sulfur subunit, with the protein MGDKREISRRTFLNYALMGTGGFLAAGMITPMIRFAVDPLLQGHAGGDKVAVGSPDEFSAVPKRVEFKVHTKDGWYESESTLTAWVTKNDKGEILALSPICKHLGCTVSWGTGAGQPNEYFCPCHMGRYSINGEHILGTPPTASLDEYETEVKDGKLYLGKVKANPRPGVNG; encoded by the coding sequence ATGGGAGACAAACGCGAAATTTCCAGGCGTACATTTTTGAACTACGCCCTGATGGGAACTGGCGGATTCCTTGCTGCGGGAATGATCACCCCAATGATTCGTTTTGCGGTAGACCCCCTTCTGCAAGGACATGCAGGTGGAGATAAAGTAGCTGTCGGCAGTCCGGATGAGTTTAGTGCCGTGCCAAAACGCGTTGAATTCAAGGTCCATACCAAGGACGGTTGGTATGAATCGGAATCAACACTTACTGCATGGGTTACCAAGAACGACAAGGGTGAGATTCTTGCTCTGTCCCCGATCTGTAAGCACTTAGGGTGTACGGTTAGCTGGGGAACTGGCGCAGGACAACCGAATGAGTACTTCTGTCCTTGCCACATGGGTCGTTATTCGATCAATGGCGAGCACATTTTGGGAACGCCACCTACGGCCTCTCTTGATGAGTATGAGACAGAAGTCAAAGATGGAAAATTGTATTTAGGTAAAGTAAAAGCAAATCCTCGTCCGGGGGTGAACGGCTAA
- a CDS encoding sporulation protein YpjB, with amino-acid sequence MKKNIRFLLFFLMIGLFLSWPIHNLYSKLNQPIEEKQLAALDQIAHELLTYAKKGDLEGAEQRIVQLADRFPNQHLPNPIRIESLNAVTQSILAAKQSFASANASEQQLLWHATRVRIAIDALTHDHQPMWRSYYPSLVTQVQNLQLSAVERNFGQFREQFDENYRLFLAIKPGMSIQLPEGQMSSITVAYDIISKEMRNSQVDWQLVREALRELNSSFQVAFVGEEKSTFARLMMRPDSPILILASISIALIMALSYVAWKKYDGEIRSI; translated from the coding sequence TTGAAGAAAAACATCCGGTTTTTATTATTCTTTCTCATGATCGGGTTGTTCTTGTCGTGGCCCATTCATAATTTGTACTCGAAGCTGAATCAGCCGATAGAAGAAAAGCAGTTGGCAGCCTTGGATCAAATTGCGCATGAGTTACTGACGTATGCAAAAAAGGGAGATCTTGAAGGGGCAGAGCAGCGCATCGTCCAGCTAGCAGACCGATTTCCGAACCAGCATTTGCCCAATCCAATACGAATTGAAAGTCTGAATGCAGTGACCCAGTCCATACTGGCAGCCAAGCAAAGCTTTGCTTCTGCAAATGCAAGTGAACAACAATTGCTGTGGCATGCCACGCGGGTCCGTATCGCCATAGACGCACTTACCCATGATCACCAGCCGATGTGGCGTAGCTACTATCCTTCTCTTGTCACACAGGTCCAAAACCTGCAGCTATCGGCTGTTGAGCGGAATTTCGGTCAGTTTCGCGAACAGTTTGATGAGAACTACCGATTATTTTTGGCGATTAAGCCGGGGATGAGTATTCAGCTTCCAGAGGGGCAAATGTCCTCGATTACGGTTGCGTACGATATCATATCCAAAGAGATGCGAAACAGCCAAGTCGATTGGCAGCTTGTTCGTGAGGCGTTGCGAGAATTGAACAGCTCCTTTCAAGTGGCGTTTGTGGGAGAAGAGAAGAGTACGTTTGCTCGTTTAATGATGCGGCCAGATTCTCCTATACTTATTCTCGCTTCTATCTCGATAGCTTTGATCATGGCCTTGTCTTACGTGGCATGGAAGAAATATGACGGAGAAATCCGTTCGATCTAA
- a CDS encoding methylglyoxal synthase, with protein MKIALIAHDRMKEQIVQLAMAYESILAKHDLYATGTTGSRIMEATSLSLTRFLSGPLGGDQQIGAMIARNEMDLIIFLRDPLTSQPHEPDIIALLRLCDVHKIPFATNLGSAEIMLKALELGQLDWREVVREENEA; from the coding sequence TTGAAAATTGCATTGATTGCCCATGATCGAATGAAAGAACAGATTGTGCAACTAGCGATGGCCTATGAATCCATTTTGGCAAAACATGACCTGTATGCCACAGGAACAACTGGGTCGCGAATCATGGAAGCTACGTCGCTTTCCCTAACCCGATTTCTGTCAGGACCATTAGGGGGCGATCAACAAATCGGTGCGATGATCGCCCGCAATGAGATGGATTTGATTATCTTTTTGCGTGATCCGCTTACCTCTCAACCGCATGAACCTGATATTATCGCACTGCTTCGACTGTGTGATGTGCACAAGATACCGTTTGCCACCAATCTCGGTTCGGCAGAAATCATGCTGAAGGCCTTGGAGCTGGGGCAACTGGATTGGCGCGAAGTGGTGCGTGAGGAGAATGAAGCATGA
- the dapB gene encoding 4-hydroxy-tetrahydrodipicolinate reductase encodes MTKQIRVAVAGANGRMGQEVVKMLAQDTALVFTGNLDTRVGEDEINQQLDEMKPDVLVDFTTPHTVYRHMELCLARGVRPVVGTTGLTTEQLQDMTERYKEAGLGAVIAPNFAIGAILCMKFSAMAAKYMPHVEIIELHHDRKLDAPSGTALKTAEMIAAVREELKQGHPEEVETIPGARGADYEGFRIHSVRLPGMVAHQEVLFGATGQTLSIRHDSINRESFMPGVNMAIKAVMNMNGLIYGLEHLID; translated from the coding sequence ATGACTAAACAAATTCGTGTAGCAGTTGCTGGCGCAAATGGTCGAATGGGGCAAGAAGTAGTGAAAATGCTCGCGCAGGATACGGCGCTCGTTTTTACAGGCAATTTGGATACGCGTGTTGGTGAAGATGAAATTAATCAACAATTGGACGAAATGAAGCCGGATGTTTTGGTAGACTTTACGACACCGCATACGGTGTATCGTCATATGGAGCTCTGTCTGGCTCGTGGTGTGCGACCGGTTGTTGGCACAACGGGGCTGACGACAGAGCAGCTGCAAGACATGACGGAGCGCTATAAAGAAGCAGGACTGGGTGCCGTCATTGCTCCGAATTTTGCAATCGGAGCGATTCTATGTATGAAATTTTCCGCAATGGCAGCAAAATATATGCCACATGTGGAAATTATCGAGCTACATCATGACCGAAAGCTGGATGCACCAAGTGGAACTGCTTTGAAGACCGCGGAGATGATTGCAGCCGTTCGGGAAGAGCTCAAGCAAGGGCATCCGGAAGAGGTAGAAACAATTCCAGGCGCTCGCGGAGCAGATTACGAAGGCTTCCGGATTCATAGTGTCCGCCTGCCAGGCATGGTGGCCCATCAAGAGGTTTTGTTTGGGGCAACAGGCCAAACGCTGTCCATTCGCCATGATTCGATTAACCGGGAATCTTTCATGCCTGGCGTAAATATGGCCATTAAAGCTGTAATGAATATGAACGGATTGATTTACGGATTGGAACATCTGATTGATTAA
- a CDS encoding CCA tRNA nucleotidyltransferase — translation MAIELAKRVLDRLEEHGFEAYYVGGCVRDWLLQRPVHDIDICTNAHPGDVILLFPDHVPTGLKHGTVSVKVEGQLFEVTTFRTEGKYEDYRRPAEVQFVSELRLDLERRDFTMNAMAMDRHQVLHDPFGGQEDIEHRLVRAVGIPLERFQEDALRLLRGVRFASQLGFVIEDQTMLAMKQMAPLLAHIAVERIREELNKTLDSKAPEVGCQLLNETRLMAYAPEVEKLFILSNEHAWRLRHLQTVTQKWSLLLFAANYSPVQAREVCRFLKMSKRETEAICCLVELLTRLQPKWDVPQEIEWGPLLLEVGWDTCNEFFLLLQACWWEERQSFSMQALLDQYENMPVKTIKDLAITGLDLQVAVQKKPGEWIVRVLESLLRQTALHGLPNTPEALVEVAKKEVAQDEH, via the coding sequence TTGGCGATAGAATTGGCAAAGCGTGTTCTCGACAGATTGGAGGAACACGGCTTTGAAGCTTACTACGTGGGTGGTTGCGTCCGCGATTGGCTTTTACAACGACCTGTTCATGATATAGATATATGTACGAATGCCCATCCCGGCGACGTCATCCTATTGTTTCCCGATCATGTCCCGACTGGTCTGAAACACGGTACTGTATCTGTAAAAGTCGAGGGGCAGCTGTTTGAAGTAACCACGTTTCGGACGGAAGGAAAATATGAAGATTACCGTCGACCCGCTGAGGTTCAGTTCGTTTCAGAACTTCGGCTCGATCTGGAGCGACGTGATTTTACGATGAACGCAATGGCGATGGATCGTCATCAAGTATTGCACGACCCGTTCGGTGGACAAGAGGACATAGAGCATCGGTTGGTTCGGGCTGTAGGCATTCCACTAGAGAGATTTCAGGAGGATGCCCTTCGACTTTTACGAGGTGTGCGATTTGCTTCTCAGCTAGGTTTTGTTATAGAAGACCAAACCATGCTTGCTATGAAACAGATGGCACCTTTGTTAGCTCATATTGCAGTGGAGCGCATCAGGGAAGAGCTGAATAAAACGCTCGACAGTAAAGCTCCAGAGGTTGGTTGTCAGTTGTTGAATGAAACGAGGCTCATGGCGTATGCTCCGGAGGTAGAAAAACTGTTCATCCTCTCAAATGAGCATGCTTGGCGGCTCCGTCATTTGCAAACCGTGACACAAAAATGGTCGTTGCTCCTGTTTGCTGCGAATTATTCACCTGTGCAAGCGCGTGAAGTATGCCGATTCCTCAAAATGTCCAAACGCGAGACAGAAGCAATTTGTTGCTTGGTTGAACTTCTTACGCGATTGCAGCCGAAATGGGATGTCCCTCAAGAGATCGAGTGGGGACCATTGCTGCTTGAAGTCGGGTGGGACACGTGCAACGAGTTCTTTCTTTTATTGCAAGCGTGTTGGTGGGAGGAGAGGCAATCGTTTTCGATGCAGGCACTCCTCGATCAATACGAAAATATGCCTGTCAAAACCATCAAGGATTTGGCAATCACGGGGCTTGACCTGCAAGTAGCCGTTCAGAAAAAGCCAGGAGAGTGGATTGTCCGCGTCTTGGAATCGTTGCTTAGACAAACGGCTCTGCACGGTTTACCAAATACACCAGAAGCACTTGTCGAAGTTGCAAAGAAAGAGGTTGCACAAGATGAACATTAA